The Deinococcus sp. Marseille-Q6407 genome has a window encoding:
- a CDS encoding cytochrome c oxidase assembly protein — protein MNHAHHLHPVPAGLHGAGMHGAGMHGTGMHGASGFDPIMLLSLLVVGVALAYAALLLRQRRQGRRWPPHRSLLFALGIAMLGYGLSPGLMVAGHANLRVHMTQHMLLGMFAPLALVLGQPVTLLLRGLPVPAARRVAAALHGAPLRWWMNPLVALTLNVGGMYLLYLTPLYAVMLGNGWLHLLVHFHVIAAGFLYAAVVAGVDPSPLRAPFRWRLATLLAGAALHSILGKLMFAGLYPRGTGEAPAVIEAAARRMYYWGDLAEALLACVLFWGWLQARERQRTREQHQAAQHQATQNPAASRLPS, from the coding sequence GTGCCTGCCGGGCTGCACGGGGCCGGAATGCATGGAGCTGGCATGCACGGAACCGGAATGCATGGAGCCAGCGGTTTCGATCCCATCATGCTGCTGTCTCTGCTGGTGGTGGGCGTGGCACTGGCTTACGCCGCGCTGCTGCTGCGGCAACGCCGGCAGGGCCGCCGCTGGCCGCCCCACCGCAGTCTGCTGTTCGCGCTGGGTATCGCCATGTTGGGCTACGGCCTCAGCCCTGGCCTGATGGTTGCCGGCCACGCCAACCTGCGCGTTCACATGACGCAGCATATGTTGCTGGGCATGTTCGCCCCGCTGGCACTGGTACTGGGCCAGCCGGTCACGCTGTTGCTGCGTGGGCTGCCCGTGCCGGCGGCGCGGCGGGTGGCGGCGGCCCTGCACGGCGCACCACTGCGCTGGTGGATGAATCCGCTGGTGGCCCTCACGCTGAATGTGGGTGGCATGTACCTGCTGTACCTCACCCCGCTGTACGCCGTCATGCTGGGAAACGGCTGGCTGCACCTGCTGGTCCACTTTCACGTGATTGCCGCCGGGTTTCTTTATGCGGCAGTGGTGGCCGGGGTGGACCCCTCGCCGCTGCGGGCACCTTTTCGCTGGCGGCTGGCAACCTTGCTGGCCGGCGCGGCGCTGCACTCCATTCTGGGCAAGCTGATGTTCGCCGGCCTGTACCCGCGCGGCACCGGAGAAGCGCCCGCTGTTATCGAGGCAGCGGCGCGGCGAATGTACTACTGGGGCGACCTGGCCGAAGCGCTGCTGGCCTGCGTGCTGTTCTGGGGCTGGCTGCAGGCCCGTGAGCGGCAGCGAACACGCGAGCAGCACCAAGCGGCGCAGCACCAAGCAACGCAGAATCCAGCAGCGTCTAGACTGCCTTCATGA
- a CDS encoding sulfite oxidase heme-binding subunit YedZ gives MALDARTGALVANPLKRLLLQTGLLALLTLTLSLVCTPLRRWTGWTWPARIRRELGLLAFGYAGAHLLLYLLDQDGLSGLPADIVKRPFITVGALALALLLPLALTSGKNSVRQLGYLRWQRLHRLVYPAAALGALHFYWGVKGDKTEPLLYAGVLAALLGWRLWQAVPPKAAGTPARRQ, from the coding sequence ATGGCCCTGGACGCCAGGACCGGAGCGCTGGTGGCCAATCCGCTGAAGCGGTTGCTGTTGCAAACGGGCCTGCTGGCGCTGCTGACGCTCACCCTCTCGCTGGTCTGCACGCCGCTGCGCCGCTGGACCGGCTGGACCTGGCCGGCCCGCATTCGCCGTGAGCTGGGGTTGCTGGCTTTCGGCTACGCCGGCGCTCACCTGCTGCTGTATCTGCTGGACCAGGACGGCCTGAGCGGCCTGCCGGCCGACATCGTCAAGCGGCCGTTTATCACGGTAGGGGCGCTGGCCCTGGCCCTGCTGCTGCCTCTGGCCCTGACCAGCGGCAAGAACAGCGTGCGGCAGCTGGGCTATCTGCGCTGGCAGCGGCTGCACCGGCTGGTGTATCCGGCGGCGGCGCTGGGCGCACTGCACTTTTACTGGGGCGTGAAAGGCGACAAGACAGAGCCACTGCTCTATGCCGGCGTGCTGGCCGCGTTGCTGGGCTGGCGGTTGTGGCAGGCTGTGCCGCCTAAGGCGGCCGGGACGCCGGCCCGGCGACAGTAA
- a CDS encoding S66 peptidase family protein — protein MDTPRFVRPRPLVSGSRVAALSLSAGFVSEVPHRYAAGVRQAAQSLGWEIVAAPNAFRGPEYLYENPQARADDLHWALENPDIDGLVSIIGGDDSLRLLPFLDHDLIRRRPKAFMGYSDATVMLTQFLKAGVMAYHGPAVLTDLAENGGIHPFTARFIQRAFGRESYALNVAPERTEAPQDWNDVAAQEIRRPFRPTGPEGDWLWLQGGETAIEGHLLGGCIEILDMLSGTPGELPLHLWRGAVMALETSNDVPTPAQVGYWLRNWAAKGVLQELSGLLFALPRGYTDAMHGELHRWIRRVLKEAGREDLPVVANVDFGHTSPQLTLPLGARVRLDGATGSITVWPG, from the coding sequence ATGGACACTCCCCGCTTCGTGCGTCCCCGGCCCCTTGTGAGCGGTTCCCGCGTGGCCGCGCTCAGCCTCAGTGCCGGTTTCGTATCCGAGGTGCCGCACCGCTACGCTGCCGGCGTGCGTCAGGCCGCCCAGTCGCTGGGCTGGGAAATCGTGGCCGCGCCGAACGCTTTCCGGGGACCGGAGTACCTCTACGAGAACCCGCAGGCCCGCGCCGACGACCTGCACTGGGCGCTGGAAAACCCCGACATAGACGGCCTGGTGAGCATCATCGGCGGCGACGATTCTCTCCGGCTGCTGCCTTTTCTGGACCATGACCTGATCCGGCGGCGTCCCAAGGCTTTCATGGGCTACTCCGACGCCACGGTGATGCTGACGCAGTTTCTGAAAGCGGGCGTGATGGCCTATCACGGCCCCGCCGTGCTGACCGATCTGGCCGAGAATGGCGGCATTCACCCGTTCACAGCCCGGTTCATTCAGCGGGCCTTCGGCCGCGAAAGCTACGCCCTGAATGTTGCCCCGGAAAGGACCGAAGCGCCGCAGGACTGGAACGATGTGGCGGCGCAGGAAATCCGGCGGCCCTTCAGGCCCACCGGCCCGGAAGGTGATTGGCTGTGGTTGCAAGGCGGTGAAACGGCCATAGAAGGCCACCTGCTGGGCGGCTGTATCGAGATTCTGGACATGCTGAGCGGGACGCCCGGCGAGCTGCCACTTCACCTCTGGCGCGGCGCGGTGATGGCCCTGGAAACCAGCAACGATGTACCCACGCCTGCGCAGGTGGGCTACTGGCTGCGGAATTGGGCGGCCAAAGGGGTGTTGCAGGAGTTGAGTGGCCTGCTGTTTGCCCTGCCACGCGGCTACACAGACGCAATGCACGGCGAACTGCACAGGTGGATTCGCCGCGTGCTGAAAGAAGCTGGCCGTGAGGACCTGCCGGTGGTGGCGAATGTGGACTTCGGGCACACCTCGCCGCAGCTGACGCTCCCGCTGGGGGCACGGGTGCGGCTGGACGGCGCAACAGGCAGCATCACGGTATGGCCCGGCTGA